A single genomic interval of Chloracidobacterium validum harbors:
- a CDS encoding ATP synthase F0 subunit B — protein MAAESSLLTPDWSLLVTVGVFLLVAYLLNVLVFKPVLAVLDERARRTGGIRQMLGGYDQRLAEYEAALRAGRVAAAKLVEERRAAALQRRSEIIESAKQAASAEVAAATQALTAQVAAVKETLARDAEHLAASIAGTILGRQIGTPR, from the coding sequence TTGGCTGCTGAGAGTAGCTTACTGACGCCTGATTGGTCGCTCCTGGTCACAGTCGGCGTCTTTTTGCTGGTTGCCTACCTGCTCAACGTCTTGGTGTTCAAGCCAGTCTTGGCGGTTCTGGACGAACGCGCGCGCCGGACAGGCGGCATTCGCCAGATGCTCGGTGGTTATGACCAGCGTTTGGCTGAGTACGAAGCCGCGCTCCGGGCTGGGCGAGTGGCTGCCGCCAAGCTTGTCGAAGAGCGCCGGGCCGCCGCCCTCCAACGGCGGAGCGAGATTATCGAGTCGGCAAAACAAGCTGCATCGGCCGAAGTGGCGGCGGCGACACAGGCCTTGACCGCGCAGGTGGCGGCCGTAAAAGAAACGCTTGCCCGTGACGCCGAGCACCTGGCCGCTTCCATCGCCGGAACGATTCTGGGTCGCCAGATTGGAACGCCACGATGA
- a CDS encoding DnaJ domain-containing protein: MTQRLEGTCVPQLIGICYQQQLSGTLTLTQPNLVRHVYFENGSIVYAASETVSERFGERLCTLGCISPEQLARAIAETSKGKRLGACLVELGYLAATDLQAMLVGHVTYLVHSLFHWTTGEYRFQAQKIKVAGFEQSLSPVSLIFDGIRSLSDMELIRRWLGGMHRCLKPVSTKQVSLPGVTLTPEEAFVLSRLDAPLRIEDACLATPLPEERVLRALCAFAMAGIVSFADGDPSPVIEVMPSPSAPAGKTSGEIDAAHAAEICFELEEKMRVVESGGTHYQVLGINRRFTSDELKKTYRELAKKFHPDRHSQLAAFDFQVKAKLERVFIAIQQAYDVLNDEEKRRKYDLTITGNTARSTPGGNRFPTGAYPVARPTPSSPPGGQPSSFGPAPKPPAAPPPRPPVPPTLPVRPPSGDTPRPTVTPKSPPLPPKPPASASFPTPPTIKRPSTGAHPASPPIPKPPAPTPPTLKPPTPPPVTAATGATAQSNGGPPSTPPPRMPTGAYPKAPSSLPPEPPAVPASELYLKTVEYMGNGDVERAYQSIRRAVEQRPNNADYQAMLGRVLLRIPGRNKEAEKAFLTAIDLCRDPDEVPELLIELSDLYIKFGLDSRAIECLDQGLSLAPEHPELKKRRKALGAKRTMTPRAGSLRVATGRRLQSLVGKVFGLDNAKDDDST; this comes from the coding sequence ATGACACAGCGACTCGAAGGTACTTGTGTTCCACAACTCATCGGCATTTGCTACCAGCAGCAGTTGAGCGGGACACTCACGCTTACGCAGCCGAACCTGGTGCGCCACGTATATTTCGAAAACGGCTCAATCGTTTATGCGGCAAGTGAAACGGTTTCCGAGCGATTTGGTGAGCGGCTGTGCACGCTGGGTTGTATCTCTCCCGAACAGCTTGCGCGGGCAATCGCTGAAACCAGTAAAGGGAAGCGCTTGGGGGCTTGTTTGGTTGAACTTGGCTACCTCGCCGCGACGGACTTGCAAGCAATGCTGGTGGGGCATGTCACCTATTTGGTGCATTCGCTTTTCCACTGGACGACGGGCGAGTATCGCTTTCAGGCGCAGAAGATTAAAGTGGCGGGCTTCGAGCAATCTCTGTCGCCGGTGAGCCTCATTTTCGATGGCATTCGTAGTCTGTCGGACATGGAACTCATCCGCCGCTGGTTGGGGGGCATGCACCGCTGTCTCAAGCCGGTGTCCACGAAGCAAGTGAGCTTGCCTGGTGTAACGCTCACCCCGGAAGAGGCGTTTGTCCTGTCGCGGCTTGACGCACCGCTGCGTATCGAAGATGCCTGCCTGGCCACGCCATTGCCAGAAGAGCGCGTGCTCCGGGCGTTGTGCGCTTTTGCCATGGCTGGCATCGTGAGTTTCGCAGACGGTGACCCTTCGCCCGTCATCGAGGTGATGCCAAGCCCGTCGGCCCCAGCAGGCAAAACGTCCGGTGAGATCGATGCCGCGCACGCCGCCGAGATATGTTTTGAGCTGGAAGAAAAGATGCGAGTCGTTGAGTCCGGCGGAACGCATTACCAAGTTTTGGGGATCAATCGTCGGTTTACCTCGGACGAGCTCAAGAAAACCTATCGGGAACTTGCCAAAAAGTTTCACCCCGACCGCCATTCCCAGCTCGCAGCGTTTGATTTTCAGGTGAAAGCCAAGTTGGAGCGGGTGTTTATTGCCATCCAGCAGGCCTATGATGTGCTGAACGACGAGGAGAAGCGGCGCAAGTATGACCTGACCATTACCGGAAACACCGCCCGTTCAACCCCTGGCGGAAATCGTTTTCCGACCGGGGCTTATCCGGTCGCGCGTCCAACGCCGTCGAGTCCACCGGGGGGACAGCCCTCGTCGTTTGGGCCTGCGCCGAAGCCGCCGGCCGCGCCGCCGCCACGTCCGCCAGTGCCGCCCACGCTGCCGGTGCGCCCACCATCGGGAGACACGCCGCGTCCGACGGTGACGCCCAAATCGCCGCCACTGCCGCCAAAGCCACCGGCAAGCGCCAGTTTCCCGACGCCACCAACCATTAAGCGTCCCAGCACTGGCGCTCATCCAGCATCACCGCCAATCCCGAAGCCTCCCGCGCCAACGCCGCCAACGCTCAAGCCGCCAACCCCGCCGCCCGTCACCGCAGCAACCGGGGCGACGGCGCAATCAAACGGTGGTCCACCATCTACGCCACCACCCCGGATGCCAACCGGCGCATACCCAAAAGCGCCGTCGAGCCTGCCACCGGAGCCGCCGGCTGTTCCAGCTTCAGAGCTATACCTGAAAACCGTGGAATACATGGGGAATGGGGATGTCGAGCGGGCCTATCAATCCATCCGCCGGGCCGTGGAGCAGCGTCCCAACAATGCTGACTATCAAGCGATGCTGGGGCGTGTGCTTTTGCGGATCCCAGGGCGCAACAAAGAGGCCGAGAAAGCTTTTCTCACGGCAATCGATCTCTGCCGAGACCCGGATGAAGTCCCCGAACTTCTCATAGAACTGTCTGACCTATACATCAAGTTTGGGCTTGATTCCCGCGCGATTGAGTGCCTCGACCAGGGGCTTTCATTGGCGCCGGAGCATCCCGAACTCAAGAAACGTCGCAAGGCGCTTGGAGCAAAGCGGACGATGACCCCACGAGCGGGCAGTCTGCGTGTTGCCACCGGTCGGCGATTGCAGTCGTTGGTAGGGAAAGTCTTTGGCTTGGACAACGCAAAGGATGATGATTCAACCTAG